The Nasonia vitripennis strain AsymCx chromosome 4 unlocalized genomic scaffold, Nvit_psr_1.1 chr4_random0006, whole genome shotgun sequence DNA window attaataataatataatattgttaCCGCAGTCTCCAACACTGAACCAGATAAATCTGGAGTGTGCATCACTTACAGccataaggtttacactttcaAAATTCTTATAATTATGAAAAAGGCTACCTCCATGAGCTGGTCTGTTTATTTCTATGTGTTTTCCATCGAGAGCCCCAATGCAATTAGGAAAATTccatttttcttcaaaatccTGTGCTATTTGAAGCCATTCAGCTTCGTCTGGGGGTTTCACATATATATTTAACAGAGTTGTCTGTATGATATTGCACGTTTCAGCAATAATATCGTACATTGTTGACTTCCCAACTCTAAAATACATGGCTTCACTAGAAACACTTCCTCCATGTCCTAAGTAACTATATGATTaaacataaataatatttaatatacattgttttttaagttttattattaataaatatgtattaATAACTCACTGTAGTGTTATTGCTAAACGTATTTCTGGAGGAATTGGTGGTCTTCGACAAACCTGCTTTTGCAAACGTTCACTAACTAAGTAGATTAAGTCATAAAAATTCTGTACACTCATATGGGTAAATTCATAGAACTCTTCACCATTTCttagtttaaaataattgaataataattcatATGCTCCTACAAGATTTCTCACATCAGGATATAAATGTGGTTTCACCCACCACCTTCTTagtattattttctttttgagcaatttcaatttttttatgttaattaACGTTCTCAATAATAATTGTTGTACCAACAAACACTTTCGcactttttctaatttttcaatctGCATTGTTGTTATTGATCACAAGGTTAATTAACGTTTCTTTCAAGAcccgttttgaaaaaaagtcacGCTTTTTTGTTAAATAGAAACTTTCtttcttgaaataataataaataaataataataatcggtTTTAACCCATGTGTTATACTGAACGAAAGCTTTTCAAAACGGAAGCAACGTTGCCACGTATCGACAGTCATGCATATAAAACATTGTAGAGATACGTTTCTCACTGCTCCAAAATGAACGCACGAGACAGCACAAAAAAGCAACGAACAGCACGTCACAGCACGCCACAGCACTTATGTGGAATCGGCCTATCAGAGCAACCCCCCTGCGGGGCAGCCTCGACGGTCGTTCACTCGTCCGATCTTTTCTATGCCTATGCTTAATTGCTAATTAGTTTTGCTGGCATCAGTCAATTTACCACGATCGTAAGTATATAAGATCGTGGTCCTGTCCCACTGAGTTCTTAGCCTGGTTTGAGCCCTCATCTACTTCACAATATCATACTTTGTCTTGAGAGTTCTGACTTGTAAATACGTTAACTGTAATGATGATACGTGTtccgaaaatttttatttcgccCTTGAGAAACTTGGGCAGGCTATTAGATGCCAATTTAAGGTAAGAATTAGATTTTTAACTTTGCCTAAGGCTATTATATGCGTAATTTATGCAATGCTTGTTATGTATGTATGCCGTTCATTTTAATATGTAACCAGTTGTgaatatacctctataatacagTCATATCTTATAATTATAGCTCTCAGTGTATCGATATATTCTTTGAATGACTTGCAGTTTCTATTCTCTTTCTTTAATCTTTGATTTCTTTAATCAacacataaataaatacacgtcagaataaatatgtttgtgtgtgtgtgtgtgtgtgtgtgtgtgtgtgtgtgtgtgtgtgtaatagaAAGTTCAGATACAGGAAGAGAGTATGTTCTTCAtaatctttttatattttgtgtTTTGTCTAGACTCCAGACTTGAGAGTATGGACTTTAAACCTTCACTATCACTTATCACTTCAGACATAAAATAACATTATGATTTAGCTCTAGATAAGATGCATAACTGGTAGAAAACTGCACAATTTATCaagacaaaattctaaaaatctTTGTTATAATAAGTACCTTATATCGTAGGATATGATAACTTGACTATTATAAATCCTTTAAATAGTAAAACTGTTATATACAGAtgaataacttttaaaattgtttttttttttaatgattatgATCTTGATTAGTTTGTATTTATGTAGTTTAGAGCAAAAGTCAGAgtagaaaatatatatgttaAATGAAAATTACAGATGTCTTGCAACACAAACAGCAAATAAAGCTGCCAAGGCAGAAAAATTGAACAATGGTAATTCTAACGCAAAGGAATCTCAATCATTTACTATGAATATATTTCGTGGTCAATTGCAAACAAGCCAAGTTTTTCCATTTCCTCAGGCTTTAAATGAAGAGCAGGAAGAAACTCTAAAAATGATGATTGATCCtcttgaaacattttttgagGTCAGAAATAATCTTATAAACATTccattttatataaaaaagttttaatcattttcttgttaacaagattaatttttacaggaAGTTAATGATCCATTCAAGAATGATGAAAATGCCTCAATTGACAAAGAAACAATGAAAGCTCTGTGGGATCTTGGTGCTTTTGGTATTCAAGTACCACAAGAACTTGGTGGTCTTGGTCTAAATAATACTCAATATGCTCGATTGGTAGAAGTTGTTGGCTATAACGATTTAGGAGTTGGCATTACCCTAGGAGCACATCAAAGTATTGGCTTCAAGGTTGGTTTTCAAGATTTACTGCTACTAAATACATAATTATTACAGTTGGAAATAATATTCATAACTTTATAGGGAATACTCTTAGTTGGAACTCCTGAGCAAAAAGCCAAGTATCTTCCTAGAGTATGCAATGGTGATATGGCAGCATTTTGTCTTACAGAGCCAAGCTGTGGTTCGGATGCTGGTGCAGTTCGTTCTAAAGCTGTAAAATCACCAGATGGATCTCACTATATTTTAAATGGAAGTAAAATATGGATATCCAATGGAGGATTAGCTGAGATCATGACCGTGTTTGCTCAAGTACCAATGAAAGATCCCATTACTGGTGAGACCAAAGATAAGGTGACTGCATTTATTGTTGAAAGAGCATTTGGTGGAGTTACAAATGGTCCACCAGAAAATAAAATGGGAATTAAATGCAGCAACACAACAGAAGTTTATTTTGAAGATGTTAAAATTCCAGCTGAAAATGTGCTAGGAGGTGAAGGGCAAGGATTTAAAGTaagattttaataatattataggCATAGTGaacatttttgaattttataaacTAGAATTATGTGTTGTGTAGGTTGCTAtgcaaattttaaacaatGGTAGATTTGGTATGGCAGCTGCTCTTTCTGGAACCATGCAGTATTGTACAAAAAAAGCTATTGAGCATGCTGTACAGCGAATTCAATTTAGCCGTACAATAGATAGTTATGGAACTATACAAGAAAAATTAGCAAGAATGTCAATGCTCCAGTATATTACGCAATCTATGGCTTACATGGTCTCTGGTAATATGGATAAAGGAAGTCAAGATTATCACTTAGAAGCTGCAATTTCAAAGGTAAAATGAGTGAATCATAAACTAGATGTTATTCATCAAATAATAAACCATTTAATAACTTAAAAATAGGTCTTTGCATCAGAATCTGCTTGGTGGGTATGCGATGAAGCAATTCAAGTTCTTGGAGGAATGGGATTTATGAAATCTACAGGTCTTGAAAGAGTACTTCgtgatttaagaatttttagaatttttgaaGGAACTAATGACATACTTCGACTGTTTGTTGCTTTGACTGGTATTCAGTATGCAGGAAGCCATTTGAAAGAACTACAAAATGCATTCAGAAACCCTGCTGCAAATTTAGGTTTAATAGCCGAGGAAGTATCAAAAAGAGCTACGCGAGTTATAGGACTGAATTCACTAAATTTAACTCCATTAGTACATCCAAGCCTTACAGATTCTGCTGCTTTATGTTCTAaggtaaaaaaatttgttttcgacttttaaattaatttatagcaAATCCAATAAGAAAGTAgcaaatcaatttttttttctgcagaGTATAGAATCCTTTGGAtctacaattgaaaatgttctTGTAAAATATGGCAAAGGAATTGTAGAGGAACAATTTATACTTAATCGACTTGCACAAGCTGCAATTGATACTTACACAATGACGGTTGTCCTAAGTCGAGCAAGTGCATCTGCTACAAAAAATACTCCCAGTGCTCAGCATGAAGTTTTAATGGCACAAGTGTGGTGTTCAGAGGTAAACACTAATCAGAATAATAAGATATTAAAGTCTTAAATAAtgtgatacgatttaatgaatttttattgcaGGCTTCTAGTCGTGTTGCTTATAACTTAAAAGTTACTGGTGCTACTAAAAATTTGGATGTCTTTTCCAAAATGAGTAAGATTTCGCGAAACATTTGCGAAGCTGGAGGAATCGCTCACAAAAATCCTCTAGGGATTTGAAGACAAATCTAGTTAAATATTTTCCGTCTACTATTGTactaaataattaaaaattatgaatgtACATTGAACATACATCAAGTGcgataaattatgaaaactgACAGAATGTTGTCACAGTATTCTTCATGATTGACATCAactatttttgatacaattataTGATTACTTCAATTACATGCTCAAAACGTGtaagaataagaaaaaaagtatatctaatatttttgtaatatttttatgatagatttataatttttttacaaatcgaacaaaaatattcaaatgtgTCTTATTATGGAAATTGTTATTTAAACGAATAAATCTGTAAAAATGTTAACTTAGAGAAATAAGAGCGCTAACAACAATGCAATGCAATTTATATAATGAATAcagttttgtaatttataagaagtttttaatttattaaagggAACTAGAATAATAAACTGTActgaaaaagtttaaaaaaatgttttaaagaaatggaaataataattaatggcTTCAGTTCATAGATTGAGGCTACACGATTTTTGttaaacattaaaatatttatgcatCAAGATATAGGAAAACATGCATACCTATGCTtgaaattttctaataaataacTACACCTGTagttgaaaagaaaaatgttttagtGTGGCTTCTATAATTGGGCCTACtcgaaatttttgtttgctcaTTTACtgattacacacacacacacacacacacacaaaatcAGTAAATGAGCAAACAAAAATGTCGAGTAGGcccaattttatatatatatatatatatatatatatatatatatatatatatatatatatatatatatatatgtgtgtgtgtgtgtgggtagtTCTGCCACCTTCCCCCACAATCGTGTCTAACCAAGGCTCGTATGCGAACGTGTAACACAAGGAAACTTTTTCTTGTTCTATCTCAACAAGagtctgttacaatgccgctaccctaagcgggtcttgggcgttgtcgtccagatcgcacgggtgggtgcctatcaccactacacagcgcgtccttaggttgcggatagaggaacagcccctgagaaagaggttagctgcgaataaattgaataagcagccgcggacagccgataggaacaggcgtgggtgtgatgagcccgcactatcgaacgcattcatctagaaacactacgcaagcaccacaacaacaaaaacacttcacattatctcttatctctcaatctatctctttcatcacacattacaaaaatggacaaaaatcctgctgccgaggaggatgcgggagcgatgacaactgccccgaaaggggatgtgtagaatgattcgtcacctggtcttacgcggtaacgatgccagcgaaggcgcgctgccttgcaggggggcgttaggattcgagaatgaaaccgtagtgtgtctgacgacgagttgacactgtcctcgtcaaagtcggaaagctctcatacttagttctagagaggtatgggggttatcacctctagaacggtggactcacctgcgatcggaacaggatccgaagcgcgcgggtttaacataacatcatggctcaaaacaatcaaatccgaaccaaaagggacttaagggtcggaacttggaatgttcgcagtctatacagagcaggtgcgtttaaagaactcgtaaaggaagctgataggtacaatctagatttggtagcaatacaggaatcgcggtggccagatggcggagtactagcatcgggtaacttcacgtacctgtatggggccgggagtgggggatctctaggcaccggatttctcgtaagcaaaagcatcatacattcggttaaaagttacaaatccgtcaatgataggctctcgtacaccattatcgaaggtgaatggtatagatatgtatttattaatgtacactgtcctacggaggacaaagaagaagaagctaaggatctctattacgaaactttagagcaggtaatcgaccagttcgcgtcttacgacacaagaatagtattaggcgatttcaatgctaaaataggtagggaggaaatgtttaggcctactataggtaaggaaagcctgcacgaagccagcaatgataacggtattagggtcacaaattt harbors:
- the LOC103317394 gene encoding uncharacterized protein LOC103317394, whose product is MQIEKLEKVRKCLLVQQLLLRTLINIKKLKLLKKKIILRRWWVKPHLYPDVRNLVGAYELLFNYFKLRNGEEFYEFTHMSVQNFYDLIYLVSERLQKQVCRRPPIPPEIRLAITLHYLGHGGSVSSEAMYFRVGKSTMYDIIAETCNIIQTTLLNIYVKPPDEAEWLQIAQDFEEKWNFPNCIGALDGKHIEINRPAHGGSLFHNYKNFESVNLMAVSDAHSRFIWFSVGDCGSFNDASVFAATDFSRKLFNNELNIPNSRCLTNTNIRMPFTLVGDEIFPLGHHLMKPFSRRCINSVTQRIFNYRLSRARFTIECAFGILCAKWRVLNRALNFKLKTTNNIVAACICLHNYIITRNRPHLNNMHNANNRRREDDDYAQLIQGLPRDAPAIIRNRFAEYFVSDVGSIPWQYQYI
- the LOC100116828 gene encoding very long-chain specific acyl-CoA dehydrogenase, mitochondrial encodes the protein MMIRVPKIFISPLRNLGRLLDANLRCLATQTANKAAKAEKLNNGNSNAKESQSFTMNIFRGQLQTSQVFPFPQALNEEQEETLKMMIDPLETFFEEVNDPFKNDENASIDKETMKALWDLGAFGIQVPQELGGLGLNNTQYARLVEVVGYNDLGVGITLGAHQSIGFKGILLVGTPEQKAKYLPRVCNGDMAAFCLTEPSCGSDAGAVRSKAVKSPDGSHYILNGSKIWISNGGLAEIMTVFAQVPMKDPITGETKDKVTAFIVERAFGGVTNGPPENKMGIKCSNTTEVYFEDVKIPAENVLGGEGQGFKVAMQILNNGRFGMAAALSGTMQYCTKKAIEHAVQRIQFSRTIDSYGTIQEKLARMSMLQYITQSMAYMVSGNMDKGSQDYHLEAAISKVFASESAWWVCDEAIQVLGGMGFMKSTGLERVLRDLRIFRIFEGTNDILRLFVALTGIQYAGSHLKELQNAFRNPAANLGLIAEEVSKRATRVIGLNSLNLTPLVHPSLTDSAALCSKSIESFGSTIENVLVKYGKGIVEEQFILNRLAQAAIDTYTMTVVLSRASASATKNTPSAQHEVLMAQVWCSEASSRVAYNLKVTGATKNLDVFSKMSKISRNICEAGGIAHKNPLGI